Proteins encoded within one genomic window of Haematobia irritans isolate KBUSLIRL chromosome 5, ASM5000362v1, whole genome shotgun sequence:
- the LOC142239985 gene encoding uncharacterized protein LOC142239985 has translation MSALHETIASQRDIMERVKEMYARFLDRDNSAKSRGYLSTLVQELDDMYQQFKYQHDEIMKSIRDSDVSEADVPYVVDKCFYEFSDQYFSFKGAIVDSMPSNTTGSPFSSTFAVSHGHADTSCSMEAKLPKISLPNFSGDYMEWFPFRDIYLSLVHNNFSLSKIQKFFYLKGTLSGEAAGLIRTLSVTEANYDTAWTILESRYHNRRMIVGSLTSRLFNVPRSDGSFGSIKALLDTTHECLSSLKNLGIDTGTWDPVLIYVICQKLDFQTRRDWEHSLRSSTELPSRDEMFSFLERNFRTLESLEDDSSNSGRIKSAKVKSRSFNAAKFTAPRSVSCCYCSKNHYLSKCYQFLALSLNMKNDFLRNRNICRNCLSLGHHHDKCPSLYRCGTCNLPHHTVLHSDDTPSIQNRNESDETHITSHGAGVLHDVFLYTIRLFVETCHGRYPMRALLDPGSQGSLVSESAVQLLGVKRKRSFCKVVGVGDGNENISKYSVEIDLWSTKLKPVLTCTAFVLRNVSSYRPNTSRRISFPGICIDALADPYYYKSDPIDIILGSDVCSKIQIPTESFIHDELFFQNTHFGWVFSGSPVSVSPNVIRFHNTNLEGILRAFWEQEEIISSRQLTDEEEACEDFFLRTTTRSPDGRYCVHLPFRNILNEKPLPVMHNNLIGALSRYNQLEKSFLRRPLYAEAYRQFIREYEMLGHMSRIGYYTPSVSGNSYFLPHHGIFKEDSTTTKLRVVFDGSSHIKGHKSLNEELAPGPALQNDLPMVITRWRKHRFAFSADIEKMFRQINVCQEHRPFQQILWRANPNEDISVYQLTTVTYGTTSAPYLAIRILRKLAQDYENYFPHESSILTTDSYVDDILSGSDSVNGVISMYKNLSALLREGGFNLRKWITNCPELLREIPEEFRETSVTLNFDQDNVVKTLGVQWNIRTDTFSFRVCLSDPHPVSKRSILSDTARLYDPLGWLTPSTVIAKSLFKKLWENGVGWDDPVPPFIEHDWIKYRSALPSFSELKIPRWLHFSPHTKLELHCFSDASTIAYAAAVYVRVVTLDNVFVNLLQAKSKVTPIKTVSIPRLELCAAVLAAKLLHKVKGSFSDTSIQDVHFWSDSFTVLSWLRKPPTRWSVYVANRVAEIQRLSDPSQWRYVPSALNPADCASRGMHPSDLVENFSWWYGPNFLKLPSRYWPETLPNLETDEESKYPDIQCHLISDVEYPVLLSRYSDLRRLLRITAYCLRFVHNCRNVTKRKTGMLQHACLREALLTLIRVTQNIDFSQEIKLLVNKSEIKHKPLLRLLPFIDGTGIIRVGGRLQNSELPYDVKHPILLAKSNPLSKLIIRDAHERTLHGGITLTMSYVNRKYWVISGNQLAKRIISNCIRCFRYTARTSRQIMGNLPAVRTNMTRPFKHSGVDYAGPIYMKNSTLRSSVTTKGYICLFICMVTKALHLEAVSDMTTNSFLAAFRRFVSRRGSCTDIYSDCGTNFVGASKELRAMIHRSENSLPDDIRQNLSALGTDWHFIPPASPNFGGLWEAGVKSVKYHLKRITGDRLLSYEEFSTLLCEIESCLNSRPLCPLSSDPSDINALTPAHFLIGEPSTCIPEESLLDRNINRLSRWKKIEMLKQHFWKRWYREYINRLQARPKWLTEKKDAKIGDLVIIADERCGPAQWLLGRIQEVHPGPDGHVRVVSIWYSTDENTEAAIETPIEEQQLKDGAFLSCCEPEHSQLTEEYQEARNKDFKSYREHLSRKFSRENTIEEVFNRFLLSSDPFISSKRKSCKMNMQQMPQTALELLILTQNENDNGDEDDEDNEDEDYVNDYVK, from the exons ATGAGCGCTCTACACGAGACTATTGCGAGTCAACGTGATATAATGGAAAGGGTGAAGGAGATGTATGCTAGGTTTTTGGACAGGGATAACAGTGCCAAGTCTCGGGGATATTTGTCTACTTTGGTACAAGAGCTGGACGATATGTATCAGCAATTTAAATATCAGCACGATGAGATTATGAAATCTATCCGTGATTCTGATGTGAGTGAGGCTGACGTACCATACGTTGTGGACAAGTGTTTTTATGAGTTTTCCgatcaatatttttcatttaaaggtgCTATTGTTGACTCCATGCCTTCCAACACGACCGGTTCTCCATTTAGCAGTACCTTCGCTGTCAGCCATGGCCATGCTGATACTTCTTGTTCAATGGAAGCAAAGCTACCTAAGATTTCTCTACCGAATTTTTCCGGGGATTACATGGAGTGGTTCCCCTTCAGGGATATATATTTGTCATTAGTCCACAACAATTTTTCTCTTTCGAAAATTCAAAAGTTTTTCTACCTCAAGGGGACTCTCTCTGGTGAGGCCGCCGGACTTATCAGGACACTTTCCGTTACTGAGGCGAACTACGATACCGCTTGGACTATACTTGAGTCACGGTATCATAACAGACGAATGATTGTGGGTTCGCTCACGTCAAGATTATTCAACGTTCCAAGGAGCGACGGTTCATTTGGTAGTATTAAGGCTTTACTGGACACTACCCATGAGTGCTTGTCATCGCTTAAGAACTTGGGTATTGATACAGGGACATGGGATCCTGTTTTGATTTATGTCATATGCCAGAAACTTGATTTCCAAACTAGGCGGGATTGGGAACATTCGTTAAGGTCCTCCACGGAACTTCCGAGCAGGgatgaaatgttttcttttcttgagaGAAATTTTCGCACCCTTGAATCGTTGGAAGATGATAGCTCTAATTCGGGTAGGATTAAGTCGGCTAAGGTTAAGAGTAGGTCTTTTAATGCTGCTAAGTTTACTGCTCCTCGTTCTGTTTCTTGTTGCTATTGCTCGAAAAATCATTACTTATCTAAATGTTATCAGTTTCTTGCATTATCGCTGAATATGAAGAATGATTTTCTGAGGAATAGAAATATTTGCCGCAACTGTTTGTCTCTCGGGCATCACCACGATAAATGTCCCTCTCTATACCGATGTGGAACATGTAATTTACCACATCATACTGTCTTGCACAGTGACGATACCCCTTCGATTCAAAATAGGAATGAAAGTGATGAAACCCACATCACCTCTCATGGAGCCGGTGTTCTTCATGATGTGTTTTTGTACACTATTCGATTATTTGTGGAAACCTGCCATGGCAGATACCCTATGAGGGCTTTACTGGACCCTGGGTCTCAGGGTAGTTTAGTATCTGAGTCGGCTGTTCAGCTATTAGGGGTGAAGAGGAAACGTTCATTTTGCAAGGTGGTTGGGGTGGGCGatggaaatgaaaatatttctaaatattcAGTCGAaatcgatttatggtctacaaagCTGAAACCGGTACTGACATGCACAGCATTCGTGCTCAGAAACGTTTCTTCATATAGACCGAACACTTCAAGAAGGATCAGTTTCCCTGGCATTTGTATAGATGCCTTAGCAGATCCGTATTATTATAAATCGGATCCCATAGATATCATTCTGGGATCTGACGTTTGTTCTAAGATTCAAATTCCTACGGAATCGTTTATACAtgatgaattattttttcagaataCCCATTTCGGGTGGGTTTTCTCTGGGTCTCCAGTGTCGGTTTCTCCGAACGTAATTCGCTTCCACAATACTAATTTGGAAGGGATATTAAGAGCCTTTTGGGAACAGGAAGAAATCATTTCTTCAAGGCAATTAACTGATGAGGAGGAGGCTTGCGAAGATTTCTTTCTCAGAACTACCACACGATCGCCGGACGGTAGATACTGTGTACATTTGCCCTTTAGAAATATTCTCAACGAGAAACCCCTTCCAGTAATGCATAATAACCTTATTGGAGCTCTAAGTCGCTATAATCAGTTGGAAAAATCTTTCCTGAGGCGACCGTTGTACGCTGAAGCGTACCGGCAATTTATTCGTGAATACGAAATGTTGGGCCATATGTCTCGAATAGGGTATTACACTCCAAGCGTTTCTGGAAATTCTTATTTCCTACCACATCATGGAATTTTTAAGGAGGATAGTACAACCACCAAACTTAGGGTGGTGTTTGATGGCAGCAGCCATATTAAGGGTCATAAGAGTCTTAACGAGGAGCTTGCCCCTGGGCCCGCCTTACAGAACGATCTTCCCATGGTCATAACTAGATGGAGAAAGCATAGATTTGCATTTAGCGCGGACATCGAGAAGATGTTCCGCCAGATTAATGTGTGCCAGGAACATAGACCCTTTCAGCAAATTTTATGGCGGGCAAACCCCAATGAGGATATTTCAGTATATCAATTGACCACCGTCACTTATGGGACGACTTCCGCACCTTATTTGGCAATTAGGATTTTGCGAAAGCTTGCTCAAGATTATGAGAATTATTTTCCGCACGAATCGAGCATTTTGACGACCGATTCATATGTTGATGATATACTGTCTGGATCAGACTCTGTTAATGGTGTCATCTCTATGTACAAGAATTTGTCTGCTCTTTTAAGGGAAGGCGGATTTAATTTAAGGAAGTGGATCACCAATTGTCCTGAGTTGTTAAGGGAAATCCCAGAAGAGTTTAGGGAAACTTCAGTTACTTTGAATTTCGATCAGGATAATGTTGTTAAGACATTAGGTGTCCAATGGAATATAAGAACTGATACGTTTTCTTTCAGGGTATGTCTTAGTGATCCACATCCCGTATCGAAACGTTCGATTTTATCCGACACAGCCCGTCTCTATGACCCTTTGGGTTGGCTAACACCCTCTACGGTTATCGCAAAATCTTTATTTAAGAAACTTTGGGAGAATGGAGTAGGATGGGATGACCCAGTTCCACCCTTCATTGAACATGATTGGATAAAATATCGATCAGCTCTCCCTTCTTTTTCTGAATTGAAAATCCCTAGATGGTTACATTTTTCACCACACACTAAATTGGAGCTCCATTGTTTCTCTGATGCGTCGACTATAGCTTATGCGGCTGCCGTATATGTGAGAGTAGTGACATTGGATAATGTTTTCGTTAACCTACTACAGGCCAAGTCGAAAGTGACCCCCATAAAAACTGTCTCCATACCAAGATTGGAGCTGTGCGCGGCAGTTCTTGCTGCCAAGCTGCTCCATAAAGTAAAAGGTTCATTTTCGGACACTAGTATTCAGGACGTTCATTTTTGGAGTGACAGTTTTACAGTCCTAAGTTGGCTACGAAAACCGCCTACACGATGGAGTGTTTATGTCGCCAATAGGGTGGCTGAAATCCAACGGCTGAGTGATCCTTCACAATGGCGATATGTTCCGTCTGCTCTTAACCCCGCAGATTGCGCTTCTAGAGGTATGCATCCATCTGATTTGGTCGAGAATTTCAGCTGGTGGTACGGtcccaattttttgaaattgccTTCGCGTTATTGGCCCGAGACCTTACCGAATCTTGAGACTGATGAGGAATCTAAGTACCCCGATATTCAATGCCATCTCATATCTGACGTTGAATACCCTGTCTTATTATCACGGTATTCTGATTTAAGAAGACTACTCCGTATTACTGCTTATTGTTTGAGatttgttcataattgtaggaATGTCACTAAACGGAAAACGGGGATGCTTCAACACGCTTGCCTCAGAGAAGCTCTTTTGACTTTGATTAGAGTAACTCAAAACATAGACTTCTCTCAGGAAATTAAGCTTCTGGTAAACAAGAGCGAGATTAAGCATAAACCGCTACTTAGACTGCTCCCTTTTATTGATGGTACGGGTATAATACGTGTTGGGGGACGCTTGCAAAATAGTGAGTTGCCTTATGACGTAAAGCATCCAATTCTACTTGCGAAGTCCAACCCATTGTCAAAATTGATTATTAGGGATGCCCATGAGAGAACTTTACATGGTGGTATTACACTTACAATGTCGTACGTAAATAGGAAATATTGGGTAATTTCTGGGAATCAATTAGCTAAAAGGATTATTAGCAATTGTATTCGATGCTTCAGATACACGGCCAGAACTTCTCGTCAAATAATGGGCAATCTTCCAGCTGTACGTACAAATATGACACGACCATTTAAACATTCTGGTGTTGATTACGCCGGACCTATATATATGAAGAACTCCACACTTAGATCTTCTGTAACCACAAAGGGCtatatatgtttatttatttgtatggtTACTAAGGCGCTACATTTGGAAGCCGTATCGGACATGACAACCAATTCATTTTTGGCGGCATTTCGACGATTTGTGTCACGAAGAGGTTCTTGTACCGATATTTACTCCGACTGCGGCACAAATTTTGTCGGTGCTTCTAAAGAGTTGAGGGCCATGATTCACAGAAGTGAAAATTCTTTGCCTGACGATATTCGCCAAAACTTGTCGGCCCTTGGCACAGATTGGCATTTTATTCCCCCAGCATCCCCAAACTTCGGCGGGCTTTGGGAAGCCGGGGTTAAATCTGTAAAATATCACCTGAAACGCATAACAGGAGATAGATTGCTAAGTTATGAAGAATTTTCGACACTTCTTTGTGAAATAGAGAGCTGCCTCAATTCACGCCCTCTTTGCCCTTTATCTTCTGACCCATCTGATATAAATGCCCTTACACCCGCTCATTTTCTTATCGGTGAGCCCAGTACATGTATTCCTGAGGAATCATTACTTGACCGGAATATAAATCGTTTATCTCGTTGGAAGAAGATTGAAAtgttaaaacaacatttttggaagaggTGGTATAGGGAGTATATAAATCGCCTACAGGCTCGACCCAAATGGCTCACAGAAAAGAAGGATGCCAAAATTGGAGATCTTGTTATTATAGCAGACGAAAGGTGTGGACCTGCCCAATGGTTATTGGGCCGTATCCAAGAAGTTCATCCTGGACCCGACGGCCACGTTCGAGTTGTATCGATATGGT ATTCAACTGACGAAAATACTGAAGCTGCGATTGAAACCCCTATAGAAGAACAACAACTGAAGGATGGAGCCTTCCTGTCTTGTTGTGAGCCGGAGCACAGCCAA CTAACTGAAGAATATCAGGAAGCCAGAAATAAGGACTTCAAAAGCTATAGGGAGCACCTTTCACGTAAATTCAGTCGGGAAAATACAATAGAAGAAGTCTTTAATAGATTTCTTCTAAGTTCAGATCCATTTATTTCGAGCAAGAGAAAGAGTTGCAAAATGAATATGCAGCAAATGCCTCAGACTGCATTGGAGTTACTTATTCTTACCCAAAATGAAAATGATAATGGTGACGAAGATGATGAAGATAATGAAGATGAAGATTATGTTAACGATTATGTtaagtaa